The sequence TTCGGCAAACAGAGCGTCAATCTTATCTACGGTTCCATAAATTCCCGCCTCTGTGTTTTTTGCAATTTTCCCTAATATATTATAGCGGTTATAGACGATAATCCCTTCCATGCCGCCCGGATTTCCACTTTCTCCCTTTTGAATATCTTTTATACTCGTCTCGTATAATGTGCCATCCGTAATATCGAGCAGCTCATTTGTATCCACATCATGAATTCCGTGTCCCAATGCTCCAAATTCGCTGTTCCCAGTCAAAAATGTGATGGTGCCAAGTCCCTGCGCGTTATCTCTTACCCAAATTCCGAGCTTATATTCTTTTTCAGTCACTTTTACCGGTTTCATCTTTACCTCAATTACTTCCTCTTTTCTTCGCACTTTCAGTATCACTTCCTCAGATGTAAGATTCTTTATTTCCTCCAGCAATTCTTTTTTATTTGCAACCGGCTTTTCATTGATACCAACAATGTAATCCCCTGCCTTTACCAGATGTTTGGCCGGTTCATAATTCAATCCGTCAAGCCCTTCAAGCGCTTCTGTTCCAAGAACCATTACACCATCTGTCTCCATATAAATGCCAATGGGCATTCCACCCGGTATCAACAGATCACCGGATGCCGCTTTTGCGCTGACTTCTTCCTTAGAATACATCTGTTTTGCATTCCGTATACTAAATCCGCCTCCCACAAACAGGCCAAACAACAATACCATTATTAAAAATCTTCTATACCAGCGTTTTTTCATATCACATGTCCTCCTGCTAAAAAAACAGATGCAAAATGCATCTGTTTTAGTATGTGATATTCTCTTTTTTTTCACTCTGGTATTATTTTGTACGTTCTGCCAATTCTTTCATCTCAGCTGCACTTTGCATAACAGTATCTGTAATCTTTGCACCTCCAAGAATTCTGGCGAGCTCTTCAATTTCCTGTTCTTTACTTAATCGGAAAATTTTACTTTTTGTGACACCATCCTCCACCTGCTTTTCAATCGCGTAATGTGCATCTGCCATCGCTGCAATCTGCGCAAGATGGGTAATGCAAATCACCTGATGATTTCGTCCGATAAAAGACATCTTTTCAGAAACCTTCTGAGCGGTTCTTCCGCTGATTCCCACATCAATCTCATCAAAGATCAATGTCTCTATCTGGTCTTTCTCAGCCATCACACTTTTAATTGCGAGCATGATTCTTGACAGCTCTCCTCCCGATGCAACATCGCCGAGCGCTCTCACCGGTTCTCCGGGATTCATGGAAATCATAAATTCAACTTCATCTGTCCCCTGAACTGTATAAGTCCCAAGCTCACGAAACACAATTTCAAACTGCGTATCTAAAAAATTCAGATCTCGAAGCCCTTTTCGAATCGCTTCTGCAAGCTTTACGGATTCTTCTTTCCGCAGTAAAGACAACTGGTTAGAATAGTGTTTTACTTCTGCTTCGGTCTCTTCCACTTTTTTTTGTAACTGCGCCAGATACGCATCATAATCCTGCAGTTTTAATAGCCTTTCCTCTTTTTTATCACAATATTCTAAAATCTCTTCAATAGAATTTCCATATTTTGCCTTCAAACGATTGATCTCATTCAATCGTGTCTCCACTTCAAAAAACGTCTCTTCCGAAAAATCAAAGGACATTTTGTAGTCTGACAATTCTCGGTTAAAATCATTCAAAAGACTATCTATCTCCGCAAGCTGCTGAAACATATCCTGTGCCTGCTCATCGCAGCCTGCCGCCTCCTGCATACAACGAAGCGCCCTGCTGATTGCCTCGCTTGCCGTCTCTGAGTTCGTTCCACCGGTGTACTCATATGCCTCTTCCAAATTTCCCACGATTTTCTTTCCATTCGTCATCCGGCGATATGTTTCCTCCAGTGTCTCATCCTCCTGTCTTGAAAGCTTCGCCTGTCTGATCTCCTGAATTTCAAACTCTAAGAACCCGATCTCCTTATTGCGTTCCTTTTCATCTGTCAACGCCTCTTCAAGCTCTTCTTTCTGCTCTTTGTAAATCAAATAAGCCTTTGCAAGCTTTTCTTTCACCTGCTTAATGTTCTCTTTTGCAAATGCATCTAAAATTGTCAGATGATTTTTTTTATAGAGCAGGGACTGGTGCTCATGCTGTCCATGAATATCGATTAAAATCGACGCTGCTTCTTTTAAAAGCGCAATCGGAACCGTCTCGCCATTGATCTTACTGATACTTCTCTTACTCATAAGTTTTCTGCTAAGAACAACGACTCCATCTTCCGGGAAAATATCTTTTCTTTTCAGCGCCTCCTCCTGTGTCTTATTTTCCACAAAAAATGTTAGTTCCACATATCCATATTCTGCACCCTTTCGTATGATATCAGCGGAATATTTTCCTCCCAATGCAAGATTGACAGAACCAAGAATAATTGATTTCCCGGCGCCTGTCTCCCCTGTCAAAATATTCAGCCCCTTTGTAAATTCCACTTCAATCTCATCAATCAATGCAAGATTTTTCACATACAAATTATGTAACATATTCTTTCTCCCAGACTCTCTTTTGACACATCTTGTCTTACATTACAATTTTTCTGATTTTGTCCATCACGTTCACTGTATCATCTGTCGTCCGTATTGCACACATAATCGTGTCATCTCCTGCAATACAACCGACTACTTCATTCCAATTCATCGCGTCAATTGCCGCCGCCACTGCCATTGCCATGCCGGAAACAGTTTTGATCACCAGTATATTTTGAGCCATGTCCATGGAAACATATCCGTCCTTTAAAACCCTCATATATTTCTCGCT comes from Coprococcus phoceensis and encodes:
- the spoIVB gene encoding SpoIVB peptidase — encoded protein: MKKRWYRRFLIMVLLFGLFVGGGFSIRNAKQMYSKEEVSAKAASGDLLIPGGMPIGIYMETDGVMVLGTEALEGLDGLNYEPAKHLVKAGDYIVGINEKPVANKKELLEEIKNLTSEEVILKVRRKEEVIEVKMKPVKVTEKEYKLGIWVRDNAQGLGTITFLTGNSEFGALGHGIHDVDTNELLDITDGTLYETSIKDIQKGESGNPGGMEGIIVYNRYNILGKIAKNTEAGIYGTVDKIDALFAEQTPMTIGKKEEIQTGDAFIRCAVDGTVRDYQIKITKVDLFCKEVNKGIVLEVTDPELLDLTGGIVQGMSGSPIIQNGKLVGAVTHVFVQDATKGYGIFIENMLKNIE
- the recN gene encoding DNA repair protein RecN translates to MLHNLYVKNLALIDEIEVEFTKGLNILTGETGAGKSIILGSVNLALGGKYSADIIRKGAEYGYVELTFFVENKTQEEALKRKDIFPEDGVVVLSRKLMSKRSISKINGETVPIALLKEAASILIDIHGQHEHQSLLYKKNHLTILDAFAKENIKQVKEKLAKAYLIYKEQKEELEEALTDEKERNKEIGFLEFEIQEIRQAKLSRQEDETLEETYRRMTNGKKIVGNLEEAYEYTGGTNSETASEAISRALRCMQEAAGCDEQAQDMFQQLAEIDSLLNDFNRELSDYKMSFDFSEETFFEVETRLNEINRLKAKYGNSIEEILEYCDKKEERLLKLQDYDAYLAQLQKKVEETEAEVKHYSNQLSLLRKEESVKLAEAIRKGLRDLNFLDTQFEIVFRELGTYTVQGTDEVEFMISMNPGEPVRALGDVASGGELSRIMLAIKSVMAEKDQIETLIFDEIDVGISGRTAQKVSEKMSFIGRNHQVICITHLAQIAAMADAHYAIEKQVEDGVTKSKIFRLSKEQEIEELARILGGAKITDTVMQSAAEMKELAERTK
- the argR gene encoding arginine repressor, whose amino-acid sequence is MKGKRHAKVVELINKHNIETQEELAERLNQEGFQVTQATVSRDIRDLKLTKVPTEGGRQKYTILKTPETAMSEKYMRVLKDGYVSMDMAQNILVIKTVSGMAMAVAAAIDAMNWNEVVGCIAGDDTIMCAIRTTDDTVNVMDKIRKIVM